The following coding sequences lie in one Musa acuminata AAA Group cultivar baxijiao chromosome BXJ1-8, Cavendish_Baxijiao_AAA, whole genome shotgun sequence genomic window:
- the LOC135587099 gene encoding uncharacterized protein LOC135587099: MTDPDANLQTVLIARMAGGDVDSKPVDEEEPRNPDETAADGSRKPVVLVTNADGIGSHGLTFLVEALVREEQCDVHVCAPDSDKSVSGHSITLHQTVSATSADLKGATAFEVSGSAADCVSLALSGSLFSWSKPTLVISGVNKGSNCCGHNIFYSGAVAGAREALMCGVPSLVISLNWKKEKSQESDFKDAVDVCLPLINAAIRDIEKGIFPRNCLLNIEIPMAPCANQGFKLTRQSLWRYVSDWQAVSASRHPTAGQFMSMHQSLGIQLAQLGRDASAAGAARRVGAQRKIVEIESVAEAGKPEQREAVKKYFRLEFLEKEQEPKVEEDSDFRALANGFIAVTPLYLDLQVQPEIQASASDWLAAVIKRIEEAPEADV; encoded by the exons ATGACGGATCCGGACGCCAACCTACAAACCGTTCTTATAGCGAGAATGGCAGGCGGCGACGTTGATTCCAAGCCGGTGGACGAGGAGGAACCCCGGAACCCGGACGAGACCGCCGCCGACGGATCCAGGAAGCCCGTCGTCCTTGTGACCAACGCCGACGGGATCGGCTCCCACGGCCTTACCTTTCTCGTGGAGGCCCTCGTTCGCGAGGAGCAGTGCGATGTCCATGTCTGCGCACCCGATTC GGACAAATCTGTATCTGGTCATTCAATTACCCTTCACCAAACAGTTTCTGCAACATCTGCAGATCTTAAAGGTGCCACAGCTTTTGAAGTTTCAG GATCTGCTGCTGATTGTGTCTCTTTAGCTTTATCTGGCTCATTATTTTCATGGTCCAAGCCCACACTG GTTATCAGTGGAGTTAACAAGGGATCAAATTGTTGTGGTCATAATAT CTTCTACTCGGGTGCTGTTGCTGGTGCTAGGGAGGCTTTAATGTGTGGAGTACCCTCTCTTGTGATTTCTTTGAACTG GAAGAAGGAAAAGAGTCAAGAAAGCGATTTCAAGGATGCAGTTGATGTGTGTTTGCCACTGATAAATGCAGCAATAAGGGACATTGAGAAGGGGATTTTTCCAAGAAACTGTCTGCTGAACATAGAAATTCCCATGGCTCCCTGTGCCAACCAG GGCTTTAAGCTGACAAGGCAGAGCCTTTGGAGATATGTTTCGGACTGGCAAGCCGTCTCAGCAAGTAGGCATCCCACTGCAGGGCAGTTCATGTCTATGCATCAAAGCCTTGGTATCCAGCTTGCACAGCTTGGCCGAGATGCCTCTGCAGCT GGTGCAGCACGCCGCGTTGGTGCTCAGAGGAAAATTGTAGAAATCGAATCAGTTGCAGAAGCTGGAAAACCTGAGCAGAGAGAAGCGGTGAAGAAGTACTTTCGACTGGAG TTCCTTGAGAAGGAGCAGGAACCCAAGGTTGAAGAAGATTCTGATTTCAGAGCCCTCGCAAATGGATTT ATAGCTGTTACTCCTTTATATCTAGATTTGCAAGTGCAGCCTGAGATCCAAGCATCTGCTTCTGATTGGCTTGCGGCAGTTATAAAACGAATTGAAGAGGCTCCTGAGGCTGATGTGTAG
- the LOC135585820 gene encoding zinc finger CCCH domain-containing protein 59-like isoform X1 has product MARRLRAPSSSSLSPATAPHSDPRATMATLPPRILLCGDVLGCLNHLFKRVQSVNKSTGPFDALLCVGQFFPDSADGLDEVADYIEGRSAVPIPTYFTGDYGVGAARFLSAASKLPSNRGFKTDGLEVCPNLFWLKGSGKFSLHGLSVVYLSGRQSSGADESGIYSEDDVGALRALAEEQGIVDLFLTNEWPSGVSNGADTSNTPPVVADPSGCDPLVSELAAEIKPRYHIAGTKGVFYAREPYTNNESVHVTRFLGLAAVGNKDKQKFIHAISPTPASMMSSSEIHARPPNTTMSPYSLGEKVSHTRETTKRPSDSDTQYWRYDTSQKRQRQGENDSGRLCFKFTSTGSCSRGGKCHFRHDEEAREHYMRNVCFDFLNKGKCERGPDCKFGHSLAESGASFPQKERTQSGRGRTERSCWFCLSSPNVESHLVLSIGESYYCALAKGPLVPNHVLLVPVQHCPNTLTMPLDTETELEKYKSALNIYFKNQAKAVVFFELIFPQSPHANLQAIPIPLSKASNVKRIFNLASKKLGFEFATLNPDGDSTQGRQLLRSQLNSTSSMFYVELPEGAILLHVVDDKEKFPVQFGREVMAGLLNMADRADWRNCKLIKEDELQMVEEFKNGFREFDPAQ; this is encoded by the exons ATGGCGAGGCGCCTTAGGGCTCCGTCGTCCTCGTCACTGTCTCCCGCCACTGCGCCTCATTCTGACCCACGAGCGACGATGGCGACTCTGCCGCCAAGGATTCTCCTCTGCGGCGACGTCCTCGGCTGCCTCAACCACCTCTTCAAACGTGTCCAGTCC GTGAACAAGTCCACTGGCCCCTTCGATGCCCTTCTCTGCGTCGGACAGTTCTTCCCGGACtccgccgatggcctcgacgaagtCGCCGACTACATCGAGGGCCGCTCAGCCGTTCCCATCCCCACTTACTTCACCGGAGACTACGGCGTTGGCGCCGCCCGCTTCCTCTCTGCCGCCTCGAAGCTTCCCTCCAACCGTGGGTTCAAGACCGATGGGCTGGAGGTCTGCCCCAATCTATTCTGGTTGAAGGGCAGTGGCAAGTTCTCCCTCCACG GGTTGTCAGTGGTGTATTTGTCCGGTAGGCAATCTTCTGGGGCTGATGAGAGTGGGATTTACAGCGAGGACGATGTTGGTGCATTGCGAGCACTGGCCGAAGAGCAAGGAATTGTCGATTTGTTCTTG ACTAATGAATGGCCAAGTGGGGTCTCCAATGGAGCTGACACTTCCAATACTCCTCCGGTGGTTGCAGACCCATCGGGCTGTGATCCTCTTGTTTCAGAGCTGGCTGCTGAAATCAAGCCTAG GTATCACATTGCAGGTACCAAAGGTGTGTTTTATGCACGTGAACCCTACACCAATAATGAGTCTGTGCATGTGACGCGTTTTCTTGGACTAGCTGCTGTCGGGAACAAAGATAAACAG AAATTTATTCATGCGATTTCTCCTACTCCAGCATCTATGATGTCAAGTAGTGAGATTCATGCTCGGCCGCCAAACACAACTATGTCACCATATTCACTTGGTGAGAAAGTAAGTCACACAAGAGAAACTACGAAGCGACCTAGTGATTCTGATACACAATATTGGCGTTATGACACTTCACAAAAGAGGCAgagacaaggagaaaatgataGCGGAAGACTGTGCTTCAAATTCACATCTACAGGATCCTGTTCTCGAGGGGGCAAGTGTCACTTTAGACATGATGAGGAAGCCAGAGAGCACTATATGAGaaatgtttgttttgattttcttAACAAAGGAAAGTGTGAACGGGGTCCTGATTGCAAGTTTGGTCACAGTCTAGCTGAATCAGGGGCTAGTTTCCCGCAAAAAGAGAGAACCCAAAG TGGTCGAGGAAGAACAGAGAGGAGTTGTTGGTTCTGCTTATCAAGTCCAAACGTGGAGTCACATCTCGTATTAAGCATTGGAGAAAGTTACTACTGTGCACTTGCTAAAGGTCCACTTGTTCCGAACCATGTACTGCTGGTACCAGTTCAGCATTGCCCTAACActcttacaatgcctttggatACTGAAACAGAGCTTGAGAAGTACAAAAGTGCACTCAATATATATTTTAAGAATCAAGCCAAAGCAGTTGTTTTCTTTGAGTTGATATTTCCCCAGAGTCCTCATGCTAATCTTCAG GCTATTCCTATCCCATTGTCTAAAGCATCCAATGTCAAGCGGATTTTCAATTTAGCATCCAAGAAATTAGGATTTGAATTTGCAACACTGAATCCTG ATGGTGACTCTACCCAAGGTAGGCAACTATTGAGATCTCAGTTAAACAGCACCTCAAGTATGTTCTACGTTGAACTTCCTGAGGGTGCAATTTTGTTGCATGTTGTTGATGACAAGGAAAAGTTCCCAGTCCAATTTGGACGTGAG GTGATGGCAGGCTTATTAAATATGGCAGATCGAGCTGATTGGAGGAATTGTAAGCTTATCAAGGAAGATGAACTGCAAATGGTGGAAGAATTCAAGAATGGGTTTAGAGAATTTGATCCAGCTCAATGA
- the LOC135585820 gene encoding zinc finger CCCH domain-containing protein 59-like isoform X3: MARRLRAPSSSSLSPATAPHSDPRATMATLPPRILLCGDVLGCLNHLFKRVQSVNKSTGPFDALLCVGQFFPDSADGLDEVADYIEGRSAVPIPTYFTGDYGVGAARFLSAASKLPSNRGFKTDGLEVCPNLFWLKGSGKFSLHGLSVVYLSGRQSSGADESGIYSEDDVGALRALAEEQGIVDLFLTNEWPSGVSNGADTSNTPPVVADPSGCDPLVSELAAEIKPRYHIAGTKGVFYAREPYTNNESVHVTRFLGLAAVGNKDKQKFIHAISPTPASMMSSSEIHARPPNTTMSPYSLGEKVSHTRETTKRPSDSDTQYWRYDTSQKRQRQGENDSGRLCFKFTSTGSCSRGGKCHFRHDEEAREHYMRNVCFDFLNKGKCERGPDCKFGHSLAESGASFPQKERTQSGRGRTERSCWFCLSSPNVESHLVLSIGESYYCALAKGPLVPNHVLLVPVQHCPNTLTMPLDTETELEKYKSALNIYFKNQAKAVVFFELIFPQSPHANLQAIPIPLSKASNVKRIFNLASKKLGFEFATLNPETWQDWLVRPVY, translated from the exons ATGGCGAGGCGCCTTAGGGCTCCGTCGTCCTCGTCACTGTCTCCCGCCACTGCGCCTCATTCTGACCCACGAGCGACGATGGCGACTCTGCCGCCAAGGATTCTCCTCTGCGGCGACGTCCTCGGCTGCCTCAACCACCTCTTCAAACGTGTCCAGTCC GTGAACAAGTCCACTGGCCCCTTCGATGCCCTTCTCTGCGTCGGACAGTTCTTCCCGGACtccgccgatggcctcgacgaagtCGCCGACTACATCGAGGGCCGCTCAGCCGTTCCCATCCCCACTTACTTCACCGGAGACTACGGCGTTGGCGCCGCCCGCTTCCTCTCTGCCGCCTCGAAGCTTCCCTCCAACCGTGGGTTCAAGACCGATGGGCTGGAGGTCTGCCCCAATCTATTCTGGTTGAAGGGCAGTGGCAAGTTCTCCCTCCACG GGTTGTCAGTGGTGTATTTGTCCGGTAGGCAATCTTCTGGGGCTGATGAGAGTGGGATTTACAGCGAGGACGATGTTGGTGCATTGCGAGCACTGGCCGAAGAGCAAGGAATTGTCGATTTGTTCTTG ACTAATGAATGGCCAAGTGGGGTCTCCAATGGAGCTGACACTTCCAATACTCCTCCGGTGGTTGCAGACCCATCGGGCTGTGATCCTCTTGTTTCAGAGCTGGCTGCTGAAATCAAGCCTAG GTATCACATTGCAGGTACCAAAGGTGTGTTTTATGCACGTGAACCCTACACCAATAATGAGTCTGTGCATGTGACGCGTTTTCTTGGACTAGCTGCTGTCGGGAACAAAGATAAACAG AAATTTATTCATGCGATTTCTCCTACTCCAGCATCTATGATGTCAAGTAGTGAGATTCATGCTCGGCCGCCAAACACAACTATGTCACCATATTCACTTGGTGAGAAAGTAAGTCACACAAGAGAAACTACGAAGCGACCTAGTGATTCTGATACACAATATTGGCGTTATGACACTTCACAAAAGAGGCAgagacaaggagaaaatgataGCGGAAGACTGTGCTTCAAATTCACATCTACAGGATCCTGTTCTCGAGGGGGCAAGTGTCACTTTAGACATGATGAGGAAGCCAGAGAGCACTATATGAGaaatgtttgttttgattttcttAACAAAGGAAAGTGTGAACGGGGTCCTGATTGCAAGTTTGGTCACAGTCTAGCTGAATCAGGGGCTAGTTTCCCGCAAAAAGAGAGAACCCAAAG TGGTCGAGGAAGAACAGAGAGGAGTTGTTGGTTCTGCTTATCAAGTCCAAACGTGGAGTCACATCTCGTATTAAGCATTGGAGAAAGTTACTACTGTGCACTTGCTAAAGGTCCACTTGTTCCGAACCATGTACTGCTGGTACCAGTTCAGCATTGCCCTAACActcttacaatgcctttggatACTGAAACAGAGCTTGAGAAGTACAAAAGTGCACTCAATATATATTTTAAGAATCAAGCCAAAGCAGTTGTTTTCTTTGAGTTGATATTTCCCCAGAGTCCTCATGCTAATCTTCAG GCTATTCCTATCCCATTGTCTAAAGCATCCAATGTCAAGCGGATTTTCAATTTAGCATCCAAGAAATTAGGATTTGAATTTGCAACACTGAATCCTG AGACCTGGCAAGACTGGTTGGTTCGACCTGTTTACTAA
- the LOC135585820 gene encoding zinc finger CCCH domain-containing protein 59-like isoform X2 has translation MARRLRAPSSSSLSPATAPHSDPRATMATLPPRILLCGDVLGCLNHLFKRVQSVNKSTGPFDALLCVGQFFPDSADGLDEVADYIEGRSAVPIPTYFTGDYGVGAARFLSAASKLPSNRGFKTDGLEVCPNLFWLKGSGKFSLHGLSVVYLSGRQSSGADESGIYSEDDVGALRALAEEQGIVDLFLTNEWPSGVSNGADTSNTPPVVADPSGCDPLVSELAAEIKPRYHIAGTKGVFYAREPYTNNESVHVTRFLGLAAVGNKDKQKFIHAISPTPASMMSSSEIHARPPNTTMSPYSLGEKVSHTRETTKRPSDSDTQYWRYDTSQKRQRQGENDSGRLCFKFTSTGSCSRGGKCHFRHDEEAREHYMRNVCFDFLNKGKCERGPDCKFGHSLAESGASFPQKERTQSGRGRTERSCWFCLSSPNVESHLVLSIGESYYCALAKGPLVPNHVLLVPVQHCPNTLTMPLDTETELEKYKSALNIYFKNQAKAVVFFELIFPQSPHANLQAIPIPLSKASNVKRIFNLASKKLGFEFATLNPDGDSTQGRQLLRSQLNSTSSMFYVELPEGAILLHVVDDKEKFPVQFGREFCR, from the exons ATGGCGAGGCGCCTTAGGGCTCCGTCGTCCTCGTCACTGTCTCCCGCCACTGCGCCTCATTCTGACCCACGAGCGACGATGGCGACTCTGCCGCCAAGGATTCTCCTCTGCGGCGACGTCCTCGGCTGCCTCAACCACCTCTTCAAACGTGTCCAGTCC GTGAACAAGTCCACTGGCCCCTTCGATGCCCTTCTCTGCGTCGGACAGTTCTTCCCGGACtccgccgatggcctcgacgaagtCGCCGACTACATCGAGGGCCGCTCAGCCGTTCCCATCCCCACTTACTTCACCGGAGACTACGGCGTTGGCGCCGCCCGCTTCCTCTCTGCCGCCTCGAAGCTTCCCTCCAACCGTGGGTTCAAGACCGATGGGCTGGAGGTCTGCCCCAATCTATTCTGGTTGAAGGGCAGTGGCAAGTTCTCCCTCCACG GGTTGTCAGTGGTGTATTTGTCCGGTAGGCAATCTTCTGGGGCTGATGAGAGTGGGATTTACAGCGAGGACGATGTTGGTGCATTGCGAGCACTGGCCGAAGAGCAAGGAATTGTCGATTTGTTCTTG ACTAATGAATGGCCAAGTGGGGTCTCCAATGGAGCTGACACTTCCAATACTCCTCCGGTGGTTGCAGACCCATCGGGCTGTGATCCTCTTGTTTCAGAGCTGGCTGCTGAAATCAAGCCTAG GTATCACATTGCAGGTACCAAAGGTGTGTTTTATGCACGTGAACCCTACACCAATAATGAGTCTGTGCATGTGACGCGTTTTCTTGGACTAGCTGCTGTCGGGAACAAAGATAAACAG AAATTTATTCATGCGATTTCTCCTACTCCAGCATCTATGATGTCAAGTAGTGAGATTCATGCTCGGCCGCCAAACACAACTATGTCACCATATTCACTTGGTGAGAAAGTAAGTCACACAAGAGAAACTACGAAGCGACCTAGTGATTCTGATACACAATATTGGCGTTATGACACTTCACAAAAGAGGCAgagacaaggagaaaatgataGCGGAAGACTGTGCTTCAAATTCACATCTACAGGATCCTGTTCTCGAGGGGGCAAGTGTCACTTTAGACATGATGAGGAAGCCAGAGAGCACTATATGAGaaatgtttgttttgattttcttAACAAAGGAAAGTGTGAACGGGGTCCTGATTGCAAGTTTGGTCACAGTCTAGCTGAATCAGGGGCTAGTTTCCCGCAAAAAGAGAGAACCCAAAG TGGTCGAGGAAGAACAGAGAGGAGTTGTTGGTTCTGCTTATCAAGTCCAAACGTGGAGTCACATCTCGTATTAAGCATTGGAGAAAGTTACTACTGTGCACTTGCTAAAGGTCCACTTGTTCCGAACCATGTACTGCTGGTACCAGTTCAGCATTGCCCTAACActcttacaatgcctttggatACTGAAACAGAGCTTGAGAAGTACAAAAGTGCACTCAATATATATTTTAAGAATCAAGCCAAAGCAGTTGTTTTCTTTGAGTTGATATTTCCCCAGAGTCCTCATGCTAATCTTCAG GCTATTCCTATCCCATTGTCTAAAGCATCCAATGTCAAGCGGATTTTCAATTTAGCATCCAAGAAATTAGGATTTGAATTTGCAACACTGAATCCTG ATGGTGACTCTACCCAAGGTAGGCAACTATTGAGATCTCAGTTAAACAGCACCTCAAGTATGTTCTACGTTGAACTTCCTGAGGGTGCAATTTTGTTGCATGTTGTTGATGACAAGGAAAAGTTCCCAGTCCAATTTGGACGTGAG TTCTGCAGGTGA